One Carassius auratus strain Wakin chromosome 44, ASM336829v1, whole genome shotgun sequence genomic window carries:
- the LOC113062213 gene encoding nuclear GTPase SLIP-GC-like isoform X6, with the protein MEAYHGMKKNTPPLLPVPSQSRTSIKRKRDHESSDMNIEPPLTTDMIMENARQILKRVAKNSDQINIGSRKKATIGIFGKSGEGKSSLLSAVLGKKNLLPSGCFGACTAVVTQVEANLNDSNYKAEIELFSQEEWENELKDLFINIKDDSEDRNEDLFEIAKEKIKALYGVDANKKTLEELKNNKKFAEIKTFLSISKKIISNSNLSEFTNDVASYIQHSELRPGDWYWPLVKSVTIMIPDCRELLEHIVLLDLPGTGDCNKIRDDLWKSKLRECSSVWIVSDIKRATTDRDPWGILKHCIEELGPGGKCKKINFICTKTDDINTEAYIRCANLKIDTISEDKGKTCILHRNDQAKTIVKEKFEDSEIKKIFITDNQFQVFTVSSNAFFDHSLNLESSETEIPKLQDDLRNLNKSINRELTRDYVNKVKGTLLLIQSGQLDPDKKMIEMKVNTLTKFEENLRKSLIELDKYFDNISNVLEQHLSNGVDESVQLCVASTKAMIAPNKDGRGFHKILGALCKNYGCYWSKNRDVVRDLNKTLAKYLHKHIDEDFYQIFPVTGKTGKSVQEQIDKFSIIQSDSAYPSCDILDNIQNFIKIEETKLKEALNRDIVDMKMDIYSSIKITILNQMASCYQQAAAVTGIGSMKMRQELLISTVDKIKQDMFNEAKVEVLKKLNNLKLDIKSALETGLQEAIERSKSKTSNNKRKDVSREIEQLERLLDQLYD; encoded by the exons ATGGAAGCATATCATGGGATGAAGAAGAATACACCTCCACTGCTTCCTGTCCCATCACAATCTAGAACAA GTATTAAAAGAAAACGAGATCACGAATCATCTGACATGAATATAGAGCCACCACTGACAACAG ATATGATCATGGAGAATGCTAGACAAATTCTGAAAAGAGTCGCTAAAAACTCCGATCAAATCAATATAGGCAGCAGGAAGAAGGCAACCATAGGGATTTTTGGAAAATCAGGAGAAGGAAAGAGTTCCCTTTTAAGTGCAGTCTTGGGGAAAAAGAATCTCTTACCGTCTGGTTGTTTTGGTGCCTGTACAGCTGTTGTTACTCAGGTGGAAGCCAATCTGAATGACTCCAACTACAAAGCAGAGATCGAACTCTTTTCTCAAGAG GAATGGGAGAATGAGCTCAAAGAtcttttcataaatataaaagaTGACAGTGAGGACAGGAATGAGGACTTGTTTGAAATTGCTAAAGAAAAGATCAAAGCACTGTACGGAGTTGATGCAAACAAGAAAACGTTAGAAGAGctcaagaataataaaaaatttgcTGAGATTAAAACTTTTTTGTCTATCAGTAAGAAAATAATCTCAAACAGTAAT CTTTCTGAATTTACCAACGATGTTGCCAGTTACATACAACACAGTGAGTTACGTCCTGGTGACTGGTACTGGCCGCTTGTGAAAAGTGTGACGATCATGATACCAGACTGTCGTGAACTCCTGGAACACATTGTGCTTCTTGATCTTCCTGGGACTGGAGACTGCAACAAGATTAGAGATGACCTGTGgaaatct AAACTGAGGGAGTGCTCTTCTGTGTGGATTGTAAGTGATATCAAACGAGCCACCACTGACAGAGATCCCTGGGGGATATTAAAGCACTGCATTGAAGAACTGGGACCGGGAGGAAAATGCAAAAAGATCAACTTCATCTGTACAAAGACTGATGATATCAATACAGAAGCCTATATTAG ATGTGCAAATCTCAAAATAGACACAATCTCTGAAGACAAG ggaaAAACATGCATACTTCATAGAAATGATCAGGCCAAGACAATAGTCAAAGAAAAGTTTGAAGATTCTGAAATCAAG aaaatattCATTACTGACAATCAGTTTCAAGTTTTCACTGTAAGTTCCAATGCGTTCTTTGACCACAGTTTAAATCTGGAATCAAGTGAAACAG AAATCCCAAAGTTGCAAGATGATCTGAGGAATCTTAACAAGAGCATTAACAGAGAACTGACTAGAGATTATGTCAATAAAGTAAAGGGAACTTTGCTCTTAATTCAAAGTGGCCAGCTGGATCCAGACAAGAAAATG ATTGAAATGAAAGTCAACACCCTTACAAAATTTGAGGAGAATCTAAGGAAGTCACTAATTGAACTGGACAAATATTTTGACAACATTTCTAATGTTCTGGAGCAACATCTCTCAAATGGAGTGGACGAATCTGTGCAATTATGTGTTGCTTCCACAAAGGCAATGATAGCACCT AATAAAGATGGAAGGGGTTTCCATAAAATCCTTGGAGCTTTGTGCAAAAACTATGGATGCTATTGGTCAAAAAATCGGGATGTAGTTCGAGACCTGAACAAAACTTTGGCCAAGTATTTGCACAAACACATTGATGAGGATTTCTATCAAATTTTTCC TGTGACTGGGAAAACAGGGAAGTCAGTGCAGGAACAGATTGATAAATTCAGTATCATCCAGAGTGACTCTGCTTACCCCAGCTGTGACATACTAGATAACATTCAAAACTTCATCAAAATAGAG GAAACCAAACTGAAGGAAGCACTCAACAGAGACATTGTTGACATGAAGATGGACATCTACTCATCAATCAAAATAACCATTTTGAATCAAATGGCTTCTTGCTATCAGC AAGCTGCAGCTGTGACAGGAATAGGATCCATGAAGATGAGGCAAGAACTGTTAATATCCACAGtcgataaaataaaacaagacatgTTCAACGAAGCAAAAGTGGAAGTGCTAAAAAAGTTGAATAACTTGAAG CTGGACATAAAGAGTGCTCTTGAAACCGGACTACAGGAAGCAATAGAACGCTCAAAATCAAAAACCAGCAACAATAAACGGAAGG ATGTCTCCAGAGAGATTGAACAGCTGGAGAGACTTCTAGACCAACTGTATGACTGA
- the LOC113062213 gene encoding uncharacterized protein LOC113062213 isoform X1, whose amino-acid sequence MASQTINFITWNVNGLRRQRDQKFQELQNADVVFLQETHIGVGDIIELYKDEWHIFYTKYTSSSKGTAILVRKSLDFEHISDEKDNCGAYVVLKCKLKGQPYTLVSVYNHHTDTKTLDKLSRYLQSMTTGLLVIGGDFNTALNRFIDKKWNKITKSTHSKLLLFVEKFMKSLQLVDIWRRKNPMKQDYTYYIRDSPVSRLDYFFIPEECMWRVKSCDIRDLEMNENKDHQPVFLEANISAIPFHKVCQTQSVSQWRNLKKDLTCETSSLLGEESPHAVSEVDIVSAVNSLQVSDTPRPDGIPVSFYKDNMQDLIPFIKMIYDRIHRGVFNCSEKLFNETVKSQHDDSQHFFNVDFLIIATILAKRLEDVMESLPKGQIPKDSATLMITPKTHYALISLSHIKDELEQHKNSNPTLSQDLLIIENLLNDAEEDFSVEKYKVLHQSCPLTPGLITLALKSYASQLFDNLENFGIFIFKQSVIVCFQPEDLDNVKATVKNSVSDVYEMEILSRGNGELLQLNCSGNDFKDEDSNDWYIDTFQKNEEKSAEICTQLDERDAGTECDENESMDVDLRSAICGAPKEEMEAYHGMKKNTPPLLPVPSQSRTSKKKHDQLQYVLSPPGLSIDPTMVSQGIKRKRDHESSDMNIEPPLTTDMIMENARQILKRVAKNSDQINIGSRKKATIGIFGKSGEGKSSLLSAVLGKKNLLPSGCFGACTAVVTQVEANLNDSNYKAEIELFSQEEWENELKDLFINIKDDSEDRNEDLFEIAKEKIKALYGVDANKKTLEELKNNKKFAEIKTFLSISKKIISNSNLSEFTNDVASYIQHSELRPGDWYWPLVKSVTIMIPDCRELLEHIVLLDLPGTGDCNKIRDDLWKSKLRECSSVWIVSDIKRATTDRDPWGILKHCIEELGPGGKCKKINFICTKTDDINTEAYIRCANLKIDTISEDKGKTCILHRNDQAKTIVKEKFEDSEIKKIFITDNQFQVFTVSSNAFFDHSLNLESSETEIPKLQDDLRNLNKSINRELTRDYVNKVKGTLLLIQSGQLDPDKKMIEMKVNTLTKFEENLRKSLIELDKYFDNISNVLEQHLSNGVDESVQLCVASTKAMIAPNKDGRGFHKILGALCKNYGCYWSKNRDVVRDLNKTLAKYLHKHIDEDFYQIFPVTGKTGKSVQEQIDKFSIIQSDSAYPSCDILDNIQNFIKIEETKLKEALNRDIVDMKMDIYSSIKITILNQMASCYQQAAAVTGIGSMKMRQELLISTVDKIKQDMFNEAKVEVLKKLNNLKLDIKSALETGLQEAIERSKSKTSNNKRKDVSREIEQLERLLDQLYD is encoded by the exons ATGGCTTCACAGACCATAAACTTCATCACTTGGAATGTTAATGGACTTAGAAGACAAAGAGATCAGAAATTTCAAGAACTACAAAATGCTGACGTTGTTTTTTTACAAGAGACACACATTGGAGTAGGAGATATTATAGAACTCTATAAAGATGAGTGGCATATTTTCTACACAAAGTACACCTCCTCCAGCAAGGGAACAGCCATACTAGTGAGGAAAAGCCTAGATTTTGAACACATAAGCGATGAAAAGGATAACTGTGGAGCCTATGTTGTGCTGAAATGCAAACTGAAAGGTCAGCCATACACTCTGGTTAGTGTTTACAACcatcacacagacacaaaaaccCTTGATAAACTTTCAAGGTACCTGCAGTCAATGACCACAGGACTGCTGGTGATCGGTGGAGATTTCAACACAGCTCTGAATAGGTTCATTGACAAAAAATGGAACAAGATTACAAAGAGTACTCATAGTAAATTGCTTTTATTTGTGGAGAAGTTCATGAAATCTCTTCAGCTGGTTGATATCTGGAGAAGAAAAAACCCCATGAAGCAGGATTATACGTACTACATAAGAGACTCCCCTGTGTCCAGACTGGATTACTTCTTCATTCCAGAAGAATGTATGTGGCGTGTAAAAAGTTGTGATATAAGAGATttagaaatgaatgaaaacaaagaCCACCAGCCTGTGTTTCTAGAGGCAAACATTTCTGCAATACCTTTTCATAAAGTTTGCCAGACACAATCAGTCTCCCAATGGCGGAATTTAAAAAAGGATCTGACATGTGAGACAAGTTCATTACTGGGTGAAGAAAGCCCACATGCAGTCAGTGAGGTTGATATTGTGTCAGCTGTTAATTCTCTTCAAGTGTCAGACACACCGAGACCAGACGGCATCCCAGTTTCCTTCTACAAAGACAACATGCAGGATTTAATTCCATTCATAAAGATGATCTATGACAGAATCCACAGAGGTGTGTTTAACTGCTCTGAGAAACTCTTTAATGAAACTGTGAAAAGTCAACATGATGATAGTCAACACTTCTTTAACGTGGACTTCCTTATCATTGCAACTATTCTGGCAAAACGTCTTGAAGATGTCATGGAGTCTCTTCCAAAAGGGCAAATACCAAAAGATTCGGCTACTCTCATGATCACTCCCAAAACACATTATGCTTTAATAAGTTTAAGTCATATTAAGGATGAGCTGGAACAGCACAAAAATTCAAACCCGACTCTGAGCCAGGATCTTCTCATAATAGAAAACCTCCTCAATGATGCAGAAGAAGATTTTTCAGTGGAGAAATACAAAGTGCTGCATCAGAGTTGCCCTTTGACCCCAGGACTCATTACACTTGCTCTGAAAAGCTATGCCTCACAGTTATTTGACAATTTAGAAAACTTtgggatttttattttcaaacaaagtGTGATAGTTTGCTTTCAACCTGAGGACCTAGATAACGTCAAAGCTACTGTGAAGAACAGTGTTAGTGATGTATATGAAATGGAGATATTATCCAGAGGAAATGGTGAACTGCTTCAATTAAACTGCTCAGGAAACGATTTTAAGGATGAAGACTCTAATGACTGGTACATAGATACATTTCAGAAGAACGAAGAAAAATCAGCAGAAATTTGCACTCAATTAGATGAAAGGGATGCTGGGACTGAATGTGATGAAAATGAATCAATGGATGTTGATTTAAG ATCAGCCATTTGTGGAGCCCCAAAAGAAGAGATGGAAGCATATCATGGGATGAAGAAGAATACACCTCCACTGCTTCCTGTCCCATCACAATCTAGAACAAGTAAGAAAAAACATGATCAACTTCAATATGTTCTTTCCCCTCCAGGACTTTCCATTGACCCTACAATGGTTAGCCAAG GTATTAAAAGAAAACGAGATCACGAATCATCTGACATGAATATAGAGCCACCACTGACAACAG ATATGATCATGGAGAATGCTAGACAAATTCTGAAAAGAGTCGCTAAAAACTCCGATCAAATCAATATAGGCAGCAGGAAGAAGGCAACCATAGGGATTTTTGGAAAATCAGGAGAAGGAAAGAGTTCCCTTTTAAGTGCAGTCTTGGGGAAAAAGAATCTCTTACCGTCTGGTTGTTTTGGTGCCTGTACAGCTGTTGTTACTCAGGTGGAAGCCAATCTGAATGACTCCAACTACAAAGCAGAGATCGAACTCTTTTCTCAAGAG GAATGGGAGAATGAGCTCAAAGAtcttttcataaatataaaagaTGACAGTGAGGACAGGAATGAGGACTTGTTTGAAATTGCTAAAGAAAAGATCAAAGCACTGTACGGAGTTGATGCAAACAAGAAAACGTTAGAAGAGctcaagaataataaaaaatttgcTGAGATTAAAACTTTTTTGTCTATCAGTAAGAAAATAATCTCAAACAGTAAT CTTTCTGAATTTACCAACGATGTTGCCAGTTACATACAACACAGTGAGTTACGTCCTGGTGACTGGTACTGGCCGCTTGTGAAAAGTGTGACGATCATGATACCAGACTGTCGTGAACTCCTGGAACACATTGTGCTTCTTGATCTTCCTGGGACTGGAGACTGCAACAAGATTAGAGATGACCTGTGgaaatct AAACTGAGGGAGTGCTCTTCTGTGTGGATTGTAAGTGATATCAAACGAGCCACCACTGACAGAGATCCCTGGGGGATATTAAAGCACTGCATTGAAGAACTGGGACCGGGAGGAAAATGCAAAAAGATCAACTTCATCTGTACAAAGACTGATGATATCAATACAGAAGCCTATATTAG ATGTGCAAATCTCAAAATAGACACAATCTCTGAAGACAAG ggaaAAACATGCATACTTCATAGAAATGATCAGGCCAAGACAATAGTCAAAGAAAAGTTTGAAGATTCTGAAATCAAG aaaatattCATTACTGACAATCAGTTTCAAGTTTTCACTGTAAGTTCCAATGCGTTCTTTGACCACAGTTTAAATCTGGAATCAAGTGAAACAG AAATCCCAAAGTTGCAAGATGATCTGAGGAATCTTAACAAGAGCATTAACAGAGAACTGACTAGAGATTATGTCAATAAAGTAAAGGGAACTTTGCTCTTAATTCAAAGTGGCCAGCTGGATCCAGACAAGAAAATG ATTGAAATGAAAGTCAACACCCTTACAAAATTTGAGGAGAATCTAAGGAAGTCACTAATTGAACTGGACAAATATTTTGACAACATTTCTAATGTTCTGGAGCAACATCTCTCAAATGGAGTGGACGAATCTGTGCAATTATGTGTTGCTTCCACAAAGGCAATGATAGCACCT AATAAAGATGGAAGGGGTTTCCATAAAATCCTTGGAGCTTTGTGCAAAAACTATGGATGCTATTGGTCAAAAAATCGGGATGTAGTTCGAGACCTGAACAAAACTTTGGCCAAGTATTTGCACAAACACATTGATGAGGATTTCTATCAAATTTTTCC TGTGACTGGGAAAACAGGGAAGTCAGTGCAGGAACAGATTGATAAATTCAGTATCATCCAGAGTGACTCTGCTTACCCCAGCTGTGACATACTAGATAACATTCAAAACTTCATCAAAATAGAG GAAACCAAACTGAAGGAAGCACTCAACAGAGACATTGTTGACATGAAGATGGACATCTACTCATCAATCAAAATAACCATTTTGAATCAAATGGCTTCTTGCTATCAGC AAGCTGCAGCTGTGACAGGAATAGGATCCATGAAGATGAGGCAAGAACTGTTAATATCCACAGtcgataaaataaaacaagacatgTTCAACGAAGCAAAAGTGGAAGTGCTAAAAAAGTTGAATAACTTGAAG CTGGACATAAAGAGTGCTCTTGAAACCGGACTACAGGAAGCAATAGAACGCTCAAAATCAAAAACCAGCAACAATAAACGGAAGG ATGTCTCCAGAGAGATTGAACAGCTGGAGAGACTTCTAGACCAACTGTATGACTGA
- the LOC113062213 gene encoding uncharacterized protein LOC113062213 isoform X2 encodes MASQTINFITWNVNGLRRQRDQKFQELQNADVVFLQETHIGVGDIIELYKDEWHIFYTKYTSSSKGTAILVRKSLDFEHISDEKDNCGAYVVLKCKLKGQPYTLVSVYNHHTDTKTLDKLSRYLQSMTTGLLVIGGDFNTALNRFIDKKWNKITKSTHSKLLLFVEKFMKSLQLVDIWRRKNPMKQDYTYYIRDSPVSRLDYFFIPEECMWRVKSCDIRDLEMNENKDHQPVFLEANISAIPFHKVCQTQSVSQWRNLKKDLTCETSSLLGEESPHAVSEVDIVSAVNSLQVSDTPRPDGIPVSFYKDNMQDLIPFIKMIYDRIHRGVFNCSEKLFNETVKSQHDDSQHFFNVDFLIIATILAKRLEDVMESLPKGQIPKDSATLMITPKTHYALISLSHIKDELEQHKNSNPTLSQDLLIIENLLNDAEEDFSVEKYKVLHQSCPLTPGLITLALKSYASQLFDNLENFGIFIFKQSVIVCFQPEDLDNVKATVKNSVSDVYEMEILSRGNGELLQLNCSGNDFKDEDSNDWYIDTFQKNEEKSAEICTQLDERDAGTECDENESMDVDLRAPKEEMEAYHGMKKNTPPLLPVPSQSRTSKKKHDQLQYVLSPPGLSIDPTMVSQGIKRKRDHESSDMNIEPPLTTDMIMENARQILKRVAKNSDQINIGSRKKATIGIFGKSGEGKSSLLSAVLGKKNLLPSGCFGACTAVVTQVEANLNDSNYKAEIELFSQEEWENELKDLFINIKDDSEDRNEDLFEIAKEKIKALYGVDANKKTLEELKNNKKFAEIKTFLSISKKIISNSNLSEFTNDVASYIQHSELRPGDWYWPLVKSVTIMIPDCRELLEHIVLLDLPGTGDCNKIRDDLWKSKLRECSSVWIVSDIKRATTDRDPWGILKHCIEELGPGGKCKKINFICTKTDDINTEAYIRCANLKIDTISEDKGKTCILHRNDQAKTIVKEKFEDSEIKKIFITDNQFQVFTVSSNAFFDHSLNLESSETEIPKLQDDLRNLNKSINRELTRDYVNKVKGTLLLIQSGQLDPDKKMIEMKVNTLTKFEENLRKSLIELDKYFDNISNVLEQHLSNGVDESVQLCVASTKAMIAPNKDGRGFHKILGALCKNYGCYWSKNRDVVRDLNKTLAKYLHKHIDEDFYQIFPVTGKTGKSVQEQIDKFSIIQSDSAYPSCDILDNIQNFIKIEETKLKEALNRDIVDMKMDIYSSIKITILNQMASCYQQAAAVTGIGSMKMRQELLISTVDKIKQDMFNEAKVEVLKKLNNLKLDIKSALETGLQEAIERSKSKTSNNKRKDVSREIEQLERLLDQLYD; translated from the exons ATGGCTTCACAGACCATAAACTTCATCACTTGGAATGTTAATGGACTTAGAAGACAAAGAGATCAGAAATTTCAAGAACTACAAAATGCTGACGTTGTTTTTTTACAAGAGACACACATTGGAGTAGGAGATATTATAGAACTCTATAAAGATGAGTGGCATATTTTCTACACAAAGTACACCTCCTCCAGCAAGGGAACAGCCATACTAGTGAGGAAAAGCCTAGATTTTGAACACATAAGCGATGAAAAGGATAACTGTGGAGCCTATGTTGTGCTGAAATGCAAACTGAAAGGTCAGCCATACACTCTGGTTAGTGTTTACAACcatcacacagacacaaaaaccCTTGATAAACTTTCAAGGTACCTGCAGTCAATGACCACAGGACTGCTGGTGATCGGTGGAGATTTCAACACAGCTCTGAATAGGTTCATTGACAAAAAATGGAACAAGATTACAAAGAGTACTCATAGTAAATTGCTTTTATTTGTGGAGAAGTTCATGAAATCTCTTCAGCTGGTTGATATCTGGAGAAGAAAAAACCCCATGAAGCAGGATTATACGTACTACATAAGAGACTCCCCTGTGTCCAGACTGGATTACTTCTTCATTCCAGAAGAATGTATGTGGCGTGTAAAAAGTTGTGATATAAGAGATttagaaatgaatgaaaacaaagaCCACCAGCCTGTGTTTCTAGAGGCAAACATTTCTGCAATACCTTTTCATAAAGTTTGCCAGACACAATCAGTCTCCCAATGGCGGAATTTAAAAAAGGATCTGACATGTGAGACAAGTTCATTACTGGGTGAAGAAAGCCCACATGCAGTCAGTGAGGTTGATATTGTGTCAGCTGTTAATTCTCTTCAAGTGTCAGACACACCGAGACCAGACGGCATCCCAGTTTCCTTCTACAAAGACAACATGCAGGATTTAATTCCATTCATAAAGATGATCTATGACAGAATCCACAGAGGTGTGTTTAACTGCTCTGAGAAACTCTTTAATGAAACTGTGAAAAGTCAACATGATGATAGTCAACACTTCTTTAACGTGGACTTCCTTATCATTGCAACTATTCTGGCAAAACGTCTTGAAGATGTCATGGAGTCTCTTCCAAAAGGGCAAATACCAAAAGATTCGGCTACTCTCATGATCACTCCCAAAACACATTATGCTTTAATAAGTTTAAGTCATATTAAGGATGAGCTGGAACAGCACAAAAATTCAAACCCGACTCTGAGCCAGGATCTTCTCATAATAGAAAACCTCCTCAATGATGCAGAAGAAGATTTTTCAGTGGAGAAATACAAAGTGCTGCATCAGAGTTGCCCTTTGACCCCAGGACTCATTACACTTGCTCTGAAAAGCTATGCCTCACAGTTATTTGACAATTTAGAAAACTTtgggatttttattttcaaacaaagtGTGATAGTTTGCTTTCAACCTGAGGACCTAGATAACGTCAAAGCTACTGTGAAGAACAGTGTTAGTGATGTATATGAAATGGAGATATTATCCAGAGGAAATGGTGAACTGCTTCAATTAAACTGCTCAGGAAACGATTTTAAGGATGAAGACTCTAATGACTGGTACATAGATACATTTCAGAAGAACGAAGAAAAATCAGCAGAAATTTGCACTCAATTAGATGAAAGGGATGCTGGGACTGAATGTGATGAAAATGAATCAATGGATGTTGATTTAAG AGCCCCAAAAGAAGAGATGGAAGCATATCATGGGATGAAGAAGAATACACCTCCACTGCTTCCTGTCCCATCACAATCTAGAACAAGTAAGAAAAAACATGATCAACTTCAATATGTTCTTTCCCCTCCAGGACTTTCCATTGACCCTACAATGGTTAGCCAAG GTATTAAAAGAAAACGAGATCACGAATCATCTGACATGAATATAGAGCCACCACTGACAACAG ATATGATCATGGAGAATGCTAGACAAATTCTGAAAAGAGTCGCTAAAAACTCCGATCAAATCAATATAGGCAGCAGGAAGAAGGCAACCATAGGGATTTTTGGAAAATCAGGAGAAGGAAAGAGTTCCCTTTTAAGTGCAGTCTTGGGGAAAAAGAATCTCTTACCGTCTGGTTGTTTTGGTGCCTGTACAGCTGTTGTTACTCAGGTGGAAGCCAATCTGAATGACTCCAACTACAAAGCAGAGATCGAACTCTTTTCTCAAGAG GAATGGGAGAATGAGCTCAAAGAtcttttcataaatataaaagaTGACAGTGAGGACAGGAATGAGGACTTGTTTGAAATTGCTAAAGAAAAGATCAAAGCACTGTACGGAGTTGATGCAAACAAGAAAACGTTAGAAGAGctcaagaataataaaaaatttgcTGAGATTAAAACTTTTTTGTCTATCAGTAAGAAAATAATCTCAAACAGTAAT CTTTCTGAATTTACCAACGATGTTGCCAGTTACATACAACACAGTGAGTTACGTCCTGGTGACTGGTACTGGCCGCTTGTGAAAAGTGTGACGATCATGATACCAGACTGTCGTGAACTCCTGGAACACATTGTGCTTCTTGATCTTCCTGGGACTGGAGACTGCAACAAGATTAGAGATGACCTGTGgaaatct AAACTGAGGGAGTGCTCTTCTGTGTGGATTGTAAGTGATATCAAACGAGCCACCACTGACAGAGATCCCTGGGGGATATTAAAGCACTGCATTGAAGAACTGGGACCGGGAGGAAAATGCAAAAAGATCAACTTCATCTGTACAAAGACTGATGATATCAATACAGAAGCCTATATTAG ATGTGCAAATCTCAAAATAGACACAATCTCTGAAGACAAG ggaaAAACATGCATACTTCATAGAAATGATCAGGCCAAGACAATAGTCAAAGAAAAGTTTGAAGATTCTGAAATCAAG aaaatattCATTACTGACAATCAGTTTCAAGTTTTCACTGTAAGTTCCAATGCGTTCTTTGACCACAGTTTAAATCTGGAATCAAGTGAAACAG AAATCCCAAAGTTGCAAGATGATCTGAGGAATCTTAACAAGAGCATTAACAGAGAACTGACTAGAGATTATGTCAATAAAGTAAAGGGAACTTTGCTCTTAATTCAAAGTGGCCAGCTGGATCCAGACAAGAAAATG ATTGAAATGAAAGTCAACACCCTTACAAAATTTGAGGAGAATCTAAGGAAGTCACTAATTGAACTGGACAAATATTTTGACAACATTTCTAATGTTCTGGAGCAACATCTCTCAAATGGAGTGGACGAATCTGTGCAATTATGTGTTGCTTCCACAAAGGCAATGATAGCACCT AATAAAGATGGAAGGGGTTTCCATAAAATCCTTGGAGCTTTGTGCAAAAACTATGGATGCTATTGGTCAAAAAATCGGGATGTAGTTCGAGACCTGAACAAAACTTTGGCCAAGTATTTGCACAAACACATTGATGAGGATTTCTATCAAATTTTTCC TGTGACTGGGAAAACAGGGAAGTCAGTGCAGGAACAGATTGATAAATTCAGTATCATCCAGAGTGACTCTGCTTACCCCAGCTGTGACATACTAGATAACATTCAAAACTTCATCAAAATAGAG GAAACCAAACTGAAGGAAGCACTCAACAGAGACATTGTTGACATGAAGATGGACATCTACTCATCAATCAAAATAACCATTTTGAATCAAATGGCTTCTTGCTATCAGC AAGCTGCAGCTGTGACAGGAATAGGATCCATGAAGATGAGGCAAGAACTGTTAATATCCACAGtcgataaaataaaacaagacatgTTCAACGAAGCAAAAGTGGAAGTGCTAAAAAAGTTGAATAACTTGAAG CTGGACATAAAGAGTGCTCTTGAAACCGGACTACAGGAAGCAATAGAACGCTCAAAATCAAAAACCAGCAACAATAAACGGAAGG ATGTCTCCAGAGAGATTGAACAGCTGGAGAGACTTCTAGACCAACTGTATGACTGA